From the Halorhabdus utahensis DSM 12940 genome, one window contains:
- the pfkB gene encoding 1-phosphofructokinase: MILTVTPNPAVDQTIEMDEEVQADTVQRSTDAQFNSGGNGINVSQFVSALGTETVATGFIGGFTGYFIEQDLVEYDVPTDFVEVDGETRINTTLLTPESEYHINQSGPSADRDAVDELIETLQDHDPSVINIGGSLPPEMDAADVDRIASAGDWDTALDVHGELMIELDGEYEYCKPNREELTAATGIEVETIDDCAEAARQLQERGYERVIASMGGDGAVLVTPEETLYAPPLDVDVVDTIGAGDSMFAAVLWAYEQGWDDERALRAGVATSAQLVSVKGPSVHELDPEATMDEVRVWSMRA, translated from the coding sequence ATGATACTGACAGTCACACCGAATCCGGCGGTCGATCAGACGATCGAGATGGACGAAGAGGTTCAAGCCGATACCGTCCAGCGAAGTACAGACGCACAGTTCAACTCTGGCGGGAACGGCATCAACGTATCACAGTTCGTCTCCGCTTTGGGGACGGAAACAGTTGCAACGGGTTTCATCGGCGGCTTCACCGGCTACTTCATCGAGCAGGATCTCGTCGAGTACGACGTGCCGACCGATTTCGTCGAGGTCGACGGCGAAACCCGGATCAATACGACACTGCTGACGCCCGAAAGCGAGTACCACATCAATCAGTCCGGCCCGTCGGCTGACCGAGACGCCGTCGACGAACTGATCGAAACGTTGCAGGATCACGACCCATCGGTGATCAATATCGGCGGCAGCCTGCCGCCGGAGATGGACGCTGCTGACGTCGATCGGATCGCGTCGGCCGGCGACTGGGACACGGCCCTCGACGTTCACGGCGAACTGATGATCGAACTCGACGGGGAGTACGAATACTGCAAGCCCAACCGCGAGGAACTGACGGCCGCGACCGGGATCGAGGTCGAGACCATCGACGACTGTGCGGAGGCGGCCCGCCAACTTCAGGAGCGGGGCTACGAGCGCGTCATCGCGTCGATGGGCGGCGACGGGGCGGTACTGGTTACGCCCGAGGAGACGCTGTATGCGCCGCCGCTCGACGTCGACGTGGTCGACACCATCGGTGCCGGCGACTCGATGTTCGCCGCCGTGCTGTGGGCCTACGAGCAGGGCTGGGACGACGAACGTGCGCTCCGTGCCGGGGTCGCGACCTCGGCCCAACTCGTCAGCGTCAAGGGGCCGAGCGTCCACGAACTCGATCCCGAAGCGACGATGGACGAGGTTCGCGTCTGGTCGATGCGAGCGTGA
- a CDS encoding DUF7333 family protein, giving the protein MDRELSLPVAVGIILAVIAAGTGGLIVAPIGMTAETTLMMVLPSMLVFAVVVFVVGVMHGQHRANT; this is encoded by the coding sequence ATGGATCGTGAACTCTCCTTGCCGGTGGCTGTGGGGATCATCCTCGCAGTTATCGCCGCAGGCACTGGTGGACTGATCGTGGCACCGATCGGGATGACGGCCGAGACGACGCTGATGATGGTACTGCCGTCGATGCTCGTCTTCGCCGTCGTCGTGTTCGTCGTCGGTGTCATGCACGGCCAGCACCGCGCGAACACCTAA
- a CDS encoding DUF7504 family protein, translated as MSFDVFDADESLEEASNVLCISPEISTSKEECCQELLTRCGIPDRIVGVTVASSPGGRMAEWGNAINPMTTELTFIDVSHGGRSAAMSADGFGGQNGALVDVVEVPEVDLRDIGKEITNQLDSDSNETVAVCIDSLTDLLQFESEETLSRFLHVLTTRVNESGVAAHYHIDAHGHPERVFETLSPLFEATVRADPDLG; from the coding sequence GTGAGCTTCGATGTCTTTGACGCCGATGAATCGCTGGAAGAGGCCTCGAACGTGCTGTGTATCTCTCCCGAGATCAGCACCTCCAAAGAGGAGTGCTGCCAGGAGTTGCTGACGCGCTGCGGGATCCCTGACCGGATCGTGGGTGTCACCGTCGCGTCGTCGCCCGGCGGTCGCATGGCGGAATGGGGCAACGCGATCAATCCGATGACGACCGAACTGACCTTCATCGACGTCTCCCACGGGGGTCGTTCGGCCGCCATGTCCGCTGACGGGTTCGGCGGCCAGAACGGCGCACTCGTCGATGTCGTGGAAGTCCCGGAGGTCGACCTCCGCGATATCGGCAAGGAGATCACGAACCAACTCGACAGCGACAGTAACGAGACCGTCGCTGTCTGTATCGATTCGCTGACGGACCTGCTGCAATTCGAATCCGAAGAGACGCTCAGTCGCTTCCTCCACGTCCTCACGACACGCGTGAACGAATCCGGGGTGGCAGCCCACTATCATATCGACGCCCACGGTCATCCGGAGCGCGTCTTCGAGACGCTCTCACCACTGTTCGAGGCGACTGTCCGGGCAGACCCGGACCTGGGCTGA
- the purB gene encoding adenylosuccinate lyase, with the protein MTDRDPLSAVSPLDGRYARYTDPLVPYASESGLIRARVRVEVEYLLALADLDATPLEIDDDQRATLRAVYEDFDDEDAALVKQIETEGTETYDATNHDVKAVEYFLRERLPADLDAEQWLHFGLTSEDVNNLAQRILVKPAVEDVLLPALRDVRDALVELAQTYRDTPMLARTHGQPATPTTFGKEMAVYASRLGRALGRIQWATDGLSGKLAGASGTYAAHHAAYPDVDWPAFALGFVDSLGLDHEPLTTQVNPCDDLATLFGALQGANRILLDLDLDAWLYVSDRYLGQRSVDGETGSSTMPHKVNPIDFENSEGNLSKANSDLDFLAGYVTNSRLQRDLSDSTVKRNIGGALAHCLIGYEKLQRGLGKVVPNETVMREDLEATPAVIGEAVQTILRREGYTDAYERVKEHTRGESITMADFEALFADLDVDPAVRDELEALTPASYTGIADELADVQ; encoded by the coding sequence ATGACTGATCGCGATCCGCTGTCAGCGGTCTCGCCGCTCGATGGCCGCTACGCCCGCTACACCGACCCGCTGGTACCCTACGCCAGCGAATCGGGACTGATCCGCGCCCGCGTTCGCGTGGAAGTCGAGTACCTGCTCGCGCTCGCCGACCTCGACGCGACGCCCCTCGAAATCGACGACGACCAGCGCGCGACACTTCGGGCCGTCTACGAGGACTTCGACGACGAGGACGCCGCACTGGTCAAACAGATCGAAACCGAAGGGACCGAGACGTACGACGCGACCAACCACGACGTCAAGGCCGTCGAGTACTTCCTCCGGGAGCGACTCCCCGCCGATCTCGACGCCGAACAGTGGCTGCACTTTGGGCTCACGAGCGAGGACGTCAACAACCTGGCCCAGCGAATCCTGGTGAAGCCTGCTGTCGAGGACGTCCTCCTGCCTGCCCTGCGGGACGTCCGGGACGCCCTGGTCGAACTTGCCCAGACCTATCGGGACACGCCGATGCTCGCCCGGACCCACGGCCAGCCGGCCACGCCGACGACCTTCGGCAAGGAGATGGCCGTCTACGCCTCGCGACTCGGCCGTGCACTCGGGCGAATTCAGTGGGCGACGGATGGGCTCTCCGGGAAACTCGCCGGGGCGTCGGGGACCTATGCCGCCCACCATGCGGCCTATCCCGACGTCGACTGGCCGGCCTTCGCGCTGGGGTTCGTCGACTCGCTCGGGCTCGACCACGAACCACTCACGACGCAGGTCAACCCGTGCGATGATCTCGCGACGCTGTTCGGCGCACTCCAGGGCGCGAACCGGATCTTGCTTGACCTCGACCTCGACGCCTGGCTGTACGTCTCGGATCGCTATCTCGGCCAGCGATCCGTCGACGGTGAGACCGGTTCCTCGACGATGCCCCACAAGGTCAACCCGATCGACTTCGAGAACAGCGAGGGCAACCTCTCGAAGGCCAACAGCGATCTGGACTTTCTGGCGGGGTACGTCACCAACTCCCGACTCCAGCGTGACCTCTCCGACTCGACGGTCAAGCGCAACATCGGCGGCGCGCTCGCTCACTGTCTGATCGGCTACGAAAAACTCCAGCGGGGACTCGGAAAGGTCGTCCCCAACGAGACAGTCATGCGCGAGGACCTCGAGGCGACCCCCGCCGTCATCGGCGAGGCCGTCCAGACAATTCTCCGGCGGGAGGGCTACACCGACGCCTACGAGCGCGTCAAAGAACACACCCGCGGTGAGTCGATCACGATGGCAGACTTCGAAGCGCTGTTTGCGGATCTTGATGTCGATCCGGCGGTCAGGGATGAACTCGAAGCCTTGACGCCGGCATCGTATACGGGTATCGCCGACGAACTGGCTGACGTTCAGTAG
- the leuD gene encoding 3-isopropylmalate dehydratase small subunit, producing MSEFDADIPEVREVTGTGVPIRGNDIDTDQIIPARFMKVVTFDGLGQFAFFDVRYDDEDNQKEHPMNEDRFRDANVMVVNDNFGCGSSREHAPQALMRWGIDAFIGESFAEIFAGNCLALGMPTVTADQETIADLQDWVEENPDGEIDIDVESETVTYGGQTVEVTVDDAQRQALVEGIWDTTALMSANENEIERTATSLPYVGNT from the coding sequence ATGAGCGAGTTCGATGCGGACATCCCCGAAGTGCGCGAAGTGACGGGAACGGGCGTCCCCATCCGGGGCAACGACATCGACACTGACCAGATCATCCCCGCGCGCTTCATGAAGGTCGTCACCTTCGACGGCCTGGGGCAGTTCGCCTTCTTCGACGTCCGCTACGACGACGAGGACAACCAGAAAGAGCACCCGATGAACGAGGATCGGTTCCGGGACGCCAACGTGATGGTCGTCAACGACAACTTCGGGTGTGGATCCTCGCGAGAACACGCCCCCCAGGCGTTGATGCGCTGGGGGATCGACGCCTTCATCGGCGAGTCCTTCGCCGAAATCTTCGCGGGCAACTGCCTCGCACTCGGGATGCCGACCGTGACGGCCGATCAGGAGACGATCGCCGACCTCCAGGACTGGGTCGAAGAGAACCCGGACGGCGAGATCGACATCGACGTCGAGAGTGAGACCGTTACCTACGGCGGCCAGACCGTCGAGGTCACGGTCGACGACGCACAGCGTCAGGCCCTGGTCGAGGGGATCTGGGACACGACAGCGCTGATGAGTGCCAACGAAAACGAGATCGAGCGGACGGCAACGTCGCTGCCCTACGTCGGGAACACGTAG
- a CDS encoding ribbon-helix-helix domain-containing protein, which translates to MTEYTTVSIPKELADRVEHTIEGTSFSSTSDLVRFLLRSIVIQHQRSGELTEAEFEEIATQLQDLGYLEE; encoded by the coding sequence ATGACCGAATACACCACCGTTTCGATCCCGAAAGAACTCGCAGACCGCGTCGAACATACGATCGAGGGGACAAGTTTCTCCTCGACGAGCGACCTCGTCCGGTTTCTGCTCCGAAGCATCGTCATCCAGCACCAGCGCTCGGGGGAGCTCACCGAGGCAGAGTTCGAAGAGATCGCCACCCAGCTGCAGGACCTCGGTTACTTGGAGGAGTAG
- a CDS encoding DUF7503 family protein yields MSHSESEETSFLAQHPRMIGVLFMLLVLLTQMGAAAAGNASVTFGP; encoded by the coding sequence ATGAGCCACTCAGAATCGGAGGAAACGAGCTTCCTGGCACAGCACCCACGAATGATCGGCGTCCTGTTCATGCTCCTCGTTCTGCTGACGCAGATGGGGGCGGCGGCGGCAGGCAACGCATCGGTGACATTTGGCCCTTAA
- a CDS encoding DUF5779 family protein, translating to MGEFDLDLGAVESELPDADDGSPDGRVVLDVLDGTTPEGEWVDLVDDGAILVLNVEGDVNERAAGFARDIRDAGGSLMHFRGFLVVTPPGIEIDTDRLS from the coding sequence ATGGGCGAATTCGACCTGGATCTGGGAGCCGTCGAATCAGAGTTGCCGGACGCGGACGACGGGTCGCCGGACGGCCGTGTTGTCCTGGATGTTCTCGACGGAACGACGCCCGAGGGAGAGTGGGTCGATCTCGTCGATGACGGCGCGATCCTCGTGTTGAACGTCGAGGGTGACGTCAACGAACGGGCCGCTGGCTTCGCCCGAGACATCCGTGATGCGGGTGGGAGTTTGATGCACTTTCGTGGCTTCCTCGTCGTGACGCCGCCAGGCATCGAGATCGACACGGACCGGCTGTCCTGA
- a CDS encoding thioredoxin family protein: MKIEVIGPGCARCKKTEQHVTQALDQLDAIDATVEKVEDQMEIIDRGVMHTPAVAVDGEIQTEGDIPDVDRLVEVLQSA; the protein is encoded by the coding sequence ATGAAAATCGAAGTCATCGGCCCTGGTTGTGCCAGGTGTAAGAAGACCGAACAGCACGTCACGCAAGCACTCGATCAACTCGACGCTATCGATGCGACTGTCGAGAAAGTCGAGGACCAAATGGAGATCATCGACCGCGGTGTGATGCACACGCCGGCCGTCGCCGTCGACGGCGAGATACAGACGGAAGGCGACATCCCGGACGTCGATCGACTCGTCGAGGTGCTGCAGTCGGCGTAA
- a CDS encoding 2Fe-2S iron-sulfur cluster-binding protein, whose translation MSDESTAETGENDTVTVTVFDGETRTEVSVTRGRILRDGLLEQGFSPYTRLTASANCGGRGLCATCGVRLRDGPPPKHWHDRLAARFGYPRLSCQVTVEADLTVELVADKRIWGSRNATENDSR comes from the coding sequence ATGAGTGACGAATCGACGGCCGAAACAGGAGAAAACGACACAGTGACTGTGACGGTCTTTGACGGCGAGACTCGGACCGAGGTATCAGTCACGCGCGGCCGGATACTTCGTGACGGACTCCTCGAACAGGGATTCTCGCCGTACACACGGCTGACAGCGTCAGCGAACTGCGGCGGCCGTGGGCTCTGTGCGACCTGTGGCGTGCGGTTGCGTGATGGGCCGCCGCCGAAGCACTGGCACGACCGGCTGGCAGCCCGGTTTGGCTACCCCCGCCTGTCCTGTCAGGTGACCGTCGAGGCCGATCTCACCGTCGAACTGGTCGCGGACAAACGCATCTGGGGATCTCGGAACGCCACCGAAAACGATTCCCGGTGA
- a CDS encoding ferredoxin--NADP reductase: MDAQVRDHASQHDAIADLPLVTESARVTRVTKMDQDRRPEVTRAINRWVAESAPEYSPIEGPADWDGLRERLVADGHQPVARRVATLAERYDRPKPMLARVELATESDVDFVAGQYIGLRYDGTSRAYSLSSSPTRDTLEICVRRVPGGRLSPRICDDIAVGDEVTVRGPYGDLVLADSSPRDIVFLATGTGVAPFKSMIDYLFETARDEYDGERRDVWLFLGAAWADDLPYRAAFRRLARERDNFHFVPCLSREPYLSDWDGETDYVQHALLKHIDQTKVATPVGALLDKRIEDGPDSNESSSIDPDNVDVYACGINAMVYSLVAAVERLGIPEKRIESEGFG, encoded by the coding sequence ATGGATGCTCAGGTCAGGGACCACGCATCCCAGCACGACGCGATCGCCGACCTCCCGCTGGTCACGGAATCCGCTCGCGTGACGCGGGTCACGAAGATGGATCAGGACCGGCGGCCGGAGGTCACGCGGGCGATCAATCGCTGGGTCGCCGAGTCCGCTCCGGAATACAGCCCGATCGAGGGGCCGGCCGACTGGGATGGCTTGCGCGAACGCCTCGTCGCCGACGGGCATCAGCCCGTGGCCCGACGCGTGGCGACGCTGGCAGAGCGATACGATCGGCCGAAGCCGATGCTCGCCCGCGTCGAGTTGGCCACCGAGTCCGATGTCGATTTCGTCGCCGGTCAGTACATCGGACTCCGTTACGATGGAACGTCACGGGCGTATTCGCTTTCGAGTTCGCCTACCCGCGACACCCTCGAGATCTGCGTGCGGCGGGTACCGGGCGGGCGGTTGTCACCTCGGATCTGTGACGATATCGCCGTCGGCGACGAGGTGACTGTCCGCGGTCCGTACGGGGACCTCGTCCTGGCAGATTCCTCGCCACGGGACATTGTCTTTCTCGCGACGGGTACCGGCGTGGCCCCGTTCAAGAGCATGATCGACTACCTGTTCGAGACCGCGCGCGACGAGTACGACGGAGAGCGACGCGACGTGTGGTTGTTCCTCGGCGCGGCGTGGGCCGACGACCTGCCGTACCGGGCGGCGTTCCGAAGACTGGCCCGCGAGCGCGACAATTTTCACTTCGTGCCCTGTCTCAGCCGGGAGCCGTATCTCAGCGACTGGGACGGCGAGACGGATTACGTCCAGCACGCCCTGCTCAAGCACATCGACCAGACGAAAGTCGCGACGCCGGTGGGGGCGCTCCTCGACAAACGGATCGAAGACGGCCCAGATTCGAACGAGTCCTCATCGATCGATCCCGACAACGTCGACGTCTACGCCTGCGGGATCAACGCGATGGTGTACAGTCTCGTTGCGGCCGTCGAACGATTGGGTATCCCGGAGAAGCGGATCGAATCCGAAGGCTTCGGATGA
- a CDS encoding isocitrate/isopropylmalate dehydrogenase family protein, producing MTKQIAAIPGDGIGQEVLPAAIDVLEALDRDFEFVEGRAGNAVYEREGTPLPEETRELAREADATLFGAAGELAADIILPLRQDVESFANIRPARAYPGVDAVKPETDLVFVRENTQGVYAGFESDLTDDVATLTRLITEDASRKIAEYGFEYADEHDADRITVAHKANVMRKTDGLFVDTAAEVAEEMDVEYDEALIDALAMHLVLHPEDYDVIVTPNLAGDVLSDLAAGLVGGLGMLPSANVGDDNALFEPVHGSAPDIAGEGVANPSAMILSAAMMLEYFGYDEDGQRVRNAVETVLEDGPRTPDLGGDASTETFTDAVLEQL from the coding sequence ATGACGAAACAGATCGCCGCCATTCCGGGCGACGGCATCGGTCAGGAAGTGCTCCCCGCGGCCATCGACGTCCTCGAAGCGCTCGATCGTGATTTCGAGTTCGTCGAGGGACGCGCGGGCAACGCCGTCTACGAACGTGAGGGCACGCCCCTGCCTGAAGAAACGCGTGAACTCGCCCGCGAGGCCGACGCGACGCTGTTCGGTGCCGCGGGGGAGCTTGCGGCCGACATCATCCTCCCGCTCCGCCAGGACGTCGAGTCCTTCGCCAACATCCGGCCGGCTCGCGCGTACCCCGGTGTCGACGCCGTCAAACCCGAGACCGATCTGGTTTTCGTCCGGGAGAACACCCAGGGCGTCTACGCCGGCTTCGAATCCGACCTTACCGATGACGTCGCAACGTTGACGCGACTCATCACCGAGGATGCGTCCCGGAAGATCGCCGAGTACGGCTTCGAGTACGCCGACGAGCACGACGCCGACCGGATCACTGTCGCCCACAAGGCCAACGTGATGCGAAAGACCGACGGGCTGTTCGTCGACACCGCCGCCGAGGTCGCCGAGGAGATGGATGTCGAATACGACGAGGCGCTGATCGACGCGCTGGCGATGCACCTCGTCTTGCACCCCGAGGATTACGACGTGATCGTGACGCCGAACCTCGCGGGCGACGTGCTCTCGGACCTCGCAGCGGGACTCGTCGGTGGGCTCGGCATGCTTCCGAGCGCCAACGTCGGCGACGACAACGCGCTGTTCGAACCCGTCCATGGCTCGGCCCCCGACATCGCCGGTGAGGGGGTTGCCAACCCGTCGGCGATGATCCTCTCGGCCGCCATGATGCTCGAGTACTTCGGCTACGACGAGGACGGCCAGCGTGTCCGCAACGCCGTCGAGACCGTGCTCGAAGACGGACCGCGGACCCCTGACCTCGGTGGGGACGCCTCTACCGAGACGTTCACCGACGCCGTTCTCGAACAGCTTTGA
- a CDS encoding cold-shock protein, whose protein sequence is MANGKVDFFHDTGGYGFIETADADDDVFFHMEDVSGPDLEEGQDIEFDIEQAEKGPRATNVVRA, encoded by the coding sequence ATGGCAAACGGAAAAGTAGATTTCTTCCACGACACTGGCGGGTACGGTTTCATCGAGACTGCGGACGCGGACGACGACGTTTTCTTCCACATGGAGGACGTTTCGGGCCCGGATCTCGAAGAGGGACAGGATATCGAATTCGACATCGAGCAGGCCGAGAAGGGGCCCCGCGCGACCAACGTCGTCCGCGCATAG
- the fba gene encoding class II fructose-bisphosphate aldolase, translated as MPFYGGDELGNVYDEALDGGFGLVASNVAEPNTMMGLMEGADQADSDLLIQMSAGACRFAGNGDAEAGLRSMGTYIDTIAEQYDIGVFLNMDHQTDMDFIDMQVETAIPSSIMIDASHEDFEENVARSKKVVEKTEQADEEILVEAELGQIKGVEDEIVAEEAFYTDPEQAVEFVDRTGCDLLAISVGTQHGVAKGKDLDLKPDLATDIKEALSDHGLDTPLVLHGSSGLQPDQLSDFMNRGICKVNKDTRYQYEYTRTLYDLYREEPNDIVPPEGVEDQRDSFFNDVDWSPNKDRFDPRVGGRDVRERIAEVYAGLAEVSGSAGRSLYK; from the coding sequence ATGCCGTTTTACGGCGGAGACGAACTCGGAAACGTGTACGACGAGGCTCTCGACGGAGGGTTCGGACTCGTCGCGAGTAACGTCGCGGAACCGAACACGATGATGGGGCTCATGGAGGGAGCCGACCAGGCCGATTCGGACCTGCTCATCCAGATGAGCGCCGGTGCCTGCCGCTTTGCGGGCAACGGCGACGCCGAGGCGGGCCTGCGCTCGATGGGGACGTATATCGACACCATCGCCGAGCAGTACGACATCGGCGTCTTCCTCAACATGGACCACCAGACGGACATGGACTTCATCGACATGCAGGTCGAGACGGCCATCCCCTCCTCGATCATGATCGACGCCTCCCACGAGGACTTCGAGGAGAACGTCGCCCGCTCGAAGAAGGTCGTCGAAAAGACCGAGCAGGCCGACGAGGAGATCCTCGTCGAGGCCGAACTCGGCCAGATCAAGGGTGTCGAGGACGAGATCGTCGCCGAGGAGGCCTTCTACACCGACCCCGAACAGGCTGTCGAGTTCGTCGACCGGACGGGCTGTGACCTGCTGGCGATCTCCGTCGGAACCCAACACGGCGTCGCCAAAGGGAAGGACCTCGATCTCAAACCCGATCTCGCGACGGATATCAAGGAGGCCCTCTCGGACCACGGGCTGGACACGCCGCTGGTCCTGCACGGCTCTTCGGGCCTCCAGCCGGATCAGCTGTCTGACTTCATGAATCGCGGGATCTGCAAGGTCAACAAGGACACCCGCTACCAGTACGAGTACACGCGGACCCTCTATGACCTCTACCGGGAGGAACCGAACGACATCGTCCCGCCGGAGGGCGTCGAGGACCAGCGGGATTCGTTCTTCAACGACGTCGACTGGTCGCCCAACAAGGACCGCTTCGATCCCCGTGTCGGCGGCCGCGACGTCCGCGAGCGTATCGCCGAAGTCTATGCCGGCCTCGCGGAAGTCTCGGGCAGCGCCGGTCGAAGCCTCTACAAGTAA
- the leuC gene encoding 3-isopropylmalate dehydratase large subunit — MSQGTLYDKVWDEHKVTQLPNGQDQLFVGLHLIHEVTSPQAFGMLRERDIEVARPDLTHATVDHIVPTSDQSRPYSDDAAEEMMSELEENVREAGIQFSDPTTGDQGIVHVIGPEQGITQPGKTIVCGDSHTSTHGAFGALAFGIGTSQIRDVLATQCIAMEKQKVRKIQVDGELGPGVEAKDIILEIIRRLGTDGGVGYVYEYAGEAIENLDMEGRMSICNMSIEGGARAGYVNPDETTFEWMQNTDYFQENPEAFDELKPYWESIRSDADAEYDDVVHIDASELEPVVTWGTTPGQGIGITEPIPHPEDLPADKQDTARRAQEHMRVEPGETMAGYDIDVVFLGSCTNARLPDLRRAADIVEGREVDDSVRAMVVPGSQRVQRAAEEEGLGDIFREAGFEWRNAGCSMCLGMNEDQLEGDEASASSSNRNFVGRQGSKDGRTVLMNPQMVAAAAVTGEVTDVRELPEVTPA; from the coding sequence ATGAGTCAGGGAACGCTGTACGACAAGGTATGGGACGAGCACAAGGTAACGCAACTCCCCAACGGGCAGGATCAACTGTTCGTCGGGCTGCACCTCATCCACGAGGTCACGAGCCCGCAGGCCTTCGGGATGCTCCGGGAGCGCGATATCGAGGTCGCCCGGCCGGATCTGACCCACGCGACGGTCGATCACATCGTGCCGACGAGCGACCAGTCCCGGCCCTACAGCGATGACGCGGCCGAGGAGATGATGAGCGAGTTGGAGGAGAACGTCCGCGAGGCGGGCATCCAGTTCTCCGATCCGACGACAGGCGATCAGGGCATCGTCCACGTCATCGGCCCGGAGCAGGGCATCACCCAGCCCGGCAAGACCATCGTCTGTGGCGACAGCCACACCTCGACCCACGGTGCCTTCGGCGCGCTGGCCTTCGGCATCGGGACCTCCCAGATCCGGGACGTCCTGGCAACCCAGTGCATCGCCATGGAGAAACAGAAAGTCCGAAAGATCCAGGTCGACGGCGAACTGGGGCCGGGCGTCGAAGCCAAGGACATCATCCTGGAGATCATCCGTCGCCTCGGAACTGATGGTGGCGTCGGCTACGTCTACGAGTACGCCGGCGAGGCCATCGAGAATCTCGACATGGAAGGCCGGATGAGCATCTGCAACATGTCCATCGAGGGCGGCGCTCGCGCGGGCTACGTCAACCCTGACGAGACCACCTTCGAATGGATGCAGAACACCGATTACTTCCAGGAGAATCCCGAGGCCTTCGACGAGCTGAAGCCCTACTGGGAGTCGATCCGGAGCGACGCGGACGCCGAGTACGACGACGTCGTCCACATCGACGCGAGCGAACTGGAGCCGGTCGTCACGTGGGGCACGACGCCGGGCCAGGGCATCGGCATCACCGAGCCGATCCCCCACCCCGAGGACCTGCCTGCGGACAAGCAGGACACCGCGCGTCGCGCCCAGGAGCACATGCGCGTCGAGCCCGGCGAGACGATGGCGGGCTACGACATCGACGTGGTCTTCCTGGGCTCGTGTACGAACGCCCGCCTGCCCGATCTGCGTCGGGCCGCGGACATCGTCGAGGGTCGGGAAGTCGACGACAGCGTCCGGGCGATGGTCGTCCCCGGCAGCCAGCGTGTCCAGCGGGCCGCCGAGGAGGAAGGCCTGGGGGATATTTTCCGCGAGGCCGGCTTCGAGTGGCGCAACGCCGGCTGTTCGATGTGTCTGGGCATGAACGAGGACCAGCTGGAGGGCGACGAGGCCTCCGCGTCCTCCTCGAACCGGAACTTCGTCGGTCGCCAGGGCTCCAAGGACGGGCGGACCGTCCTGATGAACCCCCAGATGGTCGCCGCGGCGGCCGTGACGGGCGAAGTGACTGACGTGCGCGAACTGCCGGAGGTGACCCCCGCATGA